The following are encoded together in the Citrus sinensis cultivar Valencia sweet orange chromosome 1, DVS_A1.0, whole genome shotgun sequence genome:
- the LOC102628290 gene encoding putative pentatricopeptide repeat-containing protein At5g52630, with protein sequence MALDLNQQPQPQNTSTDPRIVHARALKSSQADRSIYNNLITNYSKSNLLSYSLRLFNHIPSPNIVSWTALISAHSNSPLSLNIFLSMLRHPTLSFLPNQRTLASLFKTCASLSHAFLFGLSLHSLSLKLSLHDKPFCGSALVHFYSRFRSPDNAKKVFDEIRERDVVCYGAMIVGFAQNSRLVDSLSVFADMRSADVGSTMYCVSGALRAAAELAAMEQCRVIHGHAVVSGLDRNVIVGTGLIDGYGKAGIVSDARRVFDENLSVLNSIAWNAMMAGYAQQGDQSTVLELFHLLEMRGFAPDEYSFLAVLTALCNAGLAGESEKWIERMKGRYKLEPGLEHYTCLISAMGRAGRLEDAERIAMAMPFEPDAAVWRALLSFSAIHGKADMASKMGKRLIDINPYDDSAYVIVANVLSGVGRWDEVAEVRKVMKDRRVRKEGGRSWIEVKGKVHVFLAGDRMHERTEDIYAKLAELMEECERLGYVPVWDEMLHNVGDREKREALWYHSEKLALAFGLVSGAPRGKTLRIVKNLRICRDCHESFKYISRVVEREIVVRDVNRYHRFLNGSCTCGDLW encoded by the coding sequence ATGGCGCTTGACTTGAACCAGCAGCCACAGCCACAAAACACGAGCACAGACCCACGAATCGTACACGCAAGAGCCCTAAAATCATCACAAGCAGACCGTTCCATCTACAACAACTTAATCACCAACTACTCCAAATCAAACCTCCTCTCCTACTCCCTCCGCCTCTTCAACCATATCCCATCACCCAACATCGTCTCATGGACGGCCCTGATCTCCGCTCACTCCAACTCCCCTCTCTCCCTGAACATCTTCCTCTCCATGCTCCGCCACCCCACCCTATCATTTCTCCCCAACCAGCGCACCTTAGCCTCCCTCTTCAAAACCTGCGCCTCCCTCTCGCACGCCTTCCTTTTCGGCCTCTCCCTCCACTCCCTCTCCCTGAAGCTCTCCTTGCACGACAAGCCCTTCTGCGGCTCCGCTCTCGTCCACTTCTATTCTCGGTTTCGCTCACCCGACAATGCCAAGAAAGTGTTCGATGAAATTCGCGAGAGAGACGTCGTGTGCTACGGGGCGATGATCGTGGGATTCGCGCAGAATTCGCGGTTGGTGGACTCATTGTCGGTGTTTGCTGACATGAGAAGTGCCGACGTGGGGTCCACGATGTACTGCGTGTCGGGGGCGTTGCGTGCGGCTGCTGAGCTGGCGGCGATGGAGCAATGCAGGGTCATTCATGGACATGCTGTTGTTTCTGGTTTAGATAGGAATGTGATTGTCGGGACTGGATTGATCGATGGGTATGGGAAAGCTGGGATTGTTTCTGATGCGAGAAGGGTGTTTGATGAGAATCTAAGTGTGTTAAATTCCATCGCTTGGAATGCTATGATGGCTGGTTATGCACAACAAGGAGATCAAAGTACGGTGCTTGAGCTTTTCCATTTACTGGAAATGAGAGGTTTTGCACCTGATGAATATAGTTTTTTGGCCGTTTTAACGGCTCTATGTAACGCGGGTTTGGCTGGTGAAAGTGAGAAGTGGATAGAGAGAATGAAAGGACGTTATAAGTTGGAACCGGGATTAGAGCATTATACGTGTTTGATCAGTGCAATGGGAAGAGCTGGAAGATTGGAGGATGCAGAGAGGATTGCAATGGCAATGCCATTTGAGCCGGATGCAGCTGTGTGGAGGGCATTGTTATCGTTTTCTGCAATACATGGAAAAGCAGATATGGCCAGTAAAATGGGTAAGAGGTTAATAGATATAAACCCATATGATGACTCGGCATATGTGATAGTTGCTAATGTATTATCTGGAGTAGGAAGGTGGGATGAAGTAGCGGAAGTGAGGAAGGTGATGAAAGATAGGAGAGTGAGGAAAGAAGGCGGGAGGAGTTGGATTGAAGTGAAAGGAAAAGTTCATGTGTTCTTGGCAGGTGATAGGATGCACGAGAGAACAGAGGATATTTACGCGAAGTTAGCAGAGTTGATGGAGGAGTGTGAGAGGTTAGGGTATGTACCGGTTTGGGATGAGATGTTGCATAATGTGGGAGACAGGGAGAAAAGGGAAGCTCTTTGGTATCACAGCGAGAAGCTGGCATTGGCATTTGGTTTAGTTAGTGGAGCTCCAAGAGGGAAAACTTTGAGAATTGTTAAGAATTTGAGGATTTGTAGAGATTGTCATGAGTCTTTTAAGTACATTAGTAGAGTGGTAGAGAGGGAGATTGTTGTGAGGGATGTTAACAGATACCATAGATTTTTGAACGGTAGTTGTACCTGTGGAGATTTatggtaa
- the LOC102629433 gene encoding plasmodesmata-located protein 2, which yields MGFSSKPQFLLTLSLLCFFTNLAESDTDYTTLVYKGCAKQFFQDPVSSQALSALFGSLVSQSTKTKFFKTSSGTGQASISGLFQCRGDLSNSDCYNCVSKLPTLSDKQCGKTISARVQLLGCYMLYEVSGFPQVSGLEMLFKTCGSTNVAGSGFEERRDAALQAMENGVVSGHGFYTTSYQSVYLLAQCEGDLGDSDCGDCVKGAVQRAQVECGSSISGQVYLHKCFISYSYYPNGVPRRQSSSSSSSSPDSSGPGPNTGKTVAIILGGAAGVGFVVICLLFARNLVKKHDDY from the exons ATGGGTTTTAGCTCAAAACCCCAGTTTTTACTTACTCTTTCTTTACTTTGCTTCTTCACAAATCTTGCTGAATCTGATACTGATTACACCACTTTGGTGTACAAGGGCTGTGCCAAGCAGTTTTTTCAAGATCCAGTTTCCTCTCAAGCTCTGTCTGCTCTGTTTGGGTCCTTGGTTTCACAGTCCACAAAGaccaaatttttcaaaacctCATCGGGAACCGGCCAGGCTTCAATTAGTGGTCTGTTTCAATGCAGAGGAGACCTTAGCAACAGTGATTGCTACAACTGTGTGAGCAAGTTGCCGACTTTATCAGACAAACAGTGTGGCAAGACCATCTCTGCTAGAGTTCAGCTACTTGGTTGCTACATGTTGTATGAAGTTTCAGGCTTTCCTCAAGTTTCGGGCTTGGAGATGCTGTTCAAGACTTGTGGGTCCACTAATGTGGCTGGTAGTGGGTTTGAAGAGAGGAGGGATGCTGCACTTCAAGCGATGGAAAATGGTGTGGTCAGTGGCCATGGTTTCTACACAACAAGCTATCAATCTGTCTACCTGTTGGCTCAATGTGAGGGTGATTTGGGTGATTCGGATTGTGGTGATTGTGTTAAGGGTGCTGTTCAAAGAGCTCAGGTTGAATGTGGAAGCTCTATTTCCGGCCAAGTTTATCTCCACAAGTGCTTTATTAGTTATAGTTATTATCCAAATGGGGTCCCAAGGAGACagtcatcatcttcttcatcgtCTTCTCCAGATTCATCAG GACCAGGACCAAATACAGGAAAAACAGTGGCCATAATTCTAGGAGGAGCAGCAGGAGTTGGATTTGTAGTTATTTGCTTGTTGTTTGCAAGAAATTTGGTGAAGAAACATGATG ATTATTGA
- the LOC127903659 gene encoding uncharacterized protein LOC127903659: MAPDVPPEGLMGDPTRMREDSSSEGSDPARRVARISKGKGVKQSTGVRQEEEPISHKRFEDLAHAILRAVGSRAPESSLPPVTLEAPPPQTDDQAMVRRGVPEASKPKPRPSGTRSKFQTMGSRDERSTASCNSRSSQGTRRAKRTHEDLREKLNAKRASQMAATSSGTPRVPLELVEKMENLEAQVKLLSEKQNITAAPTPMTYQSPFTMEIRTAALPEAFAMPQIPQYSGTTDPSEHAELYRDQMLIKGVDESAMCRMFTHTLTGPAKSWFRSLKAGSISSLHQLLSEFTKEFSYASTQDRVASKLAFIKQGEAEPLAEYVSRFHQEVLRTGAFGNQYTLTHFEKNLRLGKLWRSFQKKRPLSYGEARSRALQQVEMDEKCQLKRQEDKADVTKNKEKPKRVEAPIPRVPRARSPPRAALRGRGYNPQGASRVPQPPRSPPPDQREPPPRPRYESYHPLNRSPEQIFYHIRDSGLLRPPKPMKKYPNMKRSLKYCEFHEDFGHSTAECFTLREEIESLILSGYLKEFVAGMREARKSAEHDKGKRVADGSPEREVPLGHKKGVYVRMIMGGPTLAGQSRRAIKGYGRSLSITTNMGREVNLNEWGTPKVPHHPPPILFTEKDAEGISYPHDDAFVITLKVATGKVARTLVDTGSSVDIIFKSALDQLLIESPKITPYATPLIGFAGDMVIPKGIITLPVTLGKVPHRVVHMIDFLIVDHPGAYNIILGRPFLVATKAVVSMHYLAMKVPAAQEVITIKGDQQSARGCYSVASKVTYQIASDPPMKGYPSGSQPTPSPSKRALARQRRTVLKKSPQVAHPREKLEFSPREMEAVTGDSSRVPHGDQEEPRCEVEAPLDPRILKDEMRGTPVEDLISVSICATDPTKTVKVGSNLSKEQMEKLITFLCEHLDVFAWSHSDMPGIPHSLSCHKLNVSPHNKPVKQKRRAFNQERYDAIEQEVDRLLVARFIREAVYPDWVSNVVLVKKSNGKWRMCVDFTDLNKSCPKDSFPLPRVDQLVDATAGHEMLSFIDAFSGYNQIPMYEPDQEKTAFITNRGLYCYKVMPFGLKNAGATYQRLVNKIFKEQIGRTMEVYIDDMITKSVHAGEHLGHLRDTFTVLRKHQMRLNPEKCAFGVTSGKFLGFMVQQRGIEANPDKIRAVLDMKSPSTIKEVQSLAGRVAALSRFISKATDRCKPFFKALKTGKKLQWTPDCEEAFQELKGYLVNAPLLAKPEPGEVLLLYLAVSEHATSSVLLREDDNGVQRPIYYTSKAMVDAEKRYPTSEKIILALVVSARKLRPYFQAHTIAVVTNLPLRQILQKLDMSGRLLRWSLELSEFDIIFKLRSAIKAQAIADFIAEFANDSSGEGDLRYLLDTPPTDEEEQVWEIYVDGSSNSHGSGAGVIIIDPNKVKICYALQFGFKASNNEAEYEAIIAGLRMSKALGAKRVHVKSDSQLVVSQITAQYQAKEENMKGYLEKTRELMSQFCEVKVERVPRLENSEADTLAKMASLGVAQSAGPITTEHIPAPSIDLLEPLEVGSLSNEVLWMEPIIRHLKDGDLPSDKSEARRLKYKAARYCLIQDTLYRRGFTLPYLKCLGSDEAEYVMREIHEGICGNHYGAQSLAQKALRQGYYWPTMREDAKNMVRNCDKCQRFARVPHLPPEKLTVISSPWPFAMWGVDLIGPLPTGKGQAKHAIVAVDYFTKWAEAEPLTSITERKTTEFIWKNLICRFGIPYAIISDNGKQFDNEKFRSFCSELGIANRFATPAHPQSNGQVEAVNKIIKGILKKKLEERKGAWVDELPGVLWAYRTTQNTSTRETPFSLAFGVDAVIPAEIGVPSHRVEYFDEAENTSLVASNLDLVAEKRARAELRTAIYQHRISGLYEKKVRPRSFKKGDLVLRRVTQNTRVPYEGAFGVNWEGPYRIDKPVGTGAYRLLHMDGTIVRHPWNAAMLRKYY; the protein is encoded by the coding sequence ATGGCACCCGACGTACCTCCCGAAGGTTTAATGGGGGATCCTACAAGGATGAGAGAGGACAGCAGCAGTGAAGGCAGTGATCCCGCGAGAAGGGTAGCCCGCATCAGTAAGGGCAAGGGTGTCAAGCAGTCGACGGGTGTTCGCCAAGAAGAAGAACCTATTTCGCACAAGCGTTTTGAGGATCTTGCTCACGCAATACTTAGGGCGGTTGGATCTCGGGCACCCGAAAGTTCACTTCCACCAGTGACGCTAGAAGCTCCACCACCTCAAACGGACGACCAAGCTATGGTCAGAAGAGGGGTACCCGAGGCCAGCAAGCCAAAGCCTAGGCCATCGGGTACCCGTTCTAAGTTTCAAACCATGGGCTCCCGCGACGAGCGTTCCACCGCCTCTTGCAATTCCCGCAGTAGCCAGGGTACGAGGCGTGCAAAGCGTACCCACGAGGATCTCCGTGAGAAGTTAAACGCCAAAAGGGCTTCTCAAATGGCGGCGACATCATCAGGTACACCGAGGGTACCCCTCGAACTTGTGGAAAAGATGGAGAACCTGGAAGCCCAAGTGAAGCTCCTCTCCGAGAAGCAAAACATCACAGCTGCACCAACGCCAATGACCTACCAATCGCCATTCACTATGGAGATTAGGACAGCAGCTCTCCCCGAGGCGTTTGCCATGCCTCAGATACCCCAATACTCGGGTACCACTGATCCCTCGGAGCATGCTGAGCTATACCGTGACCAAATGCTTATTAAGGGTGTAGATGAGAGCGCCATGTGTAGGATgtttacacacacactcacGGGCCCCGCGAAGTCATGGTTTCGCTCTTTGAAGGCGGGTAGCATATCTTCCTTACACCAATTGTTATCTGAATTTACTAAAGAGTTTTCCTATGCTTCCACTCAAGATAGGGTAGCCTCCAAACTTGCCTTTATCAAGCAAGGGGAAGCCGAGCCTTTGGCGGAGTATGTAAGTCGTTTCCACCAAGAGGTGCTGCGGACCGGAGCATTTGGAAACCAATACACATTGacccattttgagaaaaatttacGGTTGGGTAAGTTATGGCGTTCTTTTCAAAAGAAGCGTCCACTTTCATATGGGGAAGCCCGTTCTCGGGCGTTGCAACAAGTGGAGATGGACGAAAAATGCCAATTGAAGCGCCAAGAAGATAAGGCCGATGTTACAAAGAACAAGGAGAAGCCCAAGAGGGTGGAGGCCCCAATACCGCGGGTGCCCCGAGCACGGAGCCCTCCACGGGCTGCCTTGCGGGGACGAGGGTATAACCCTCAGGGTGCCTCAAGGGTACCCCAACCTCCAAGATCGCCACCACCGGATCAGCGAGAGCCACCGCCGAGGCCTCGGTATGAATCTTACCACCCACTGAATCGATCCCCAGAGCAGATCTTCTACCATATTCGGGATAGTGGCCTCCTCCGCCCTCCTAAGCCAATGAAGAAGTACCCCAACATGAAGCGTAGCCTGAAGTATTGCGAGTTCCATGAGGACTTTGGTCACAGCACAGCCGAGTGCTTCACCTTgcgagaagaaattgaatctttgatTCTCAGCGGGTACCTCAAAGAATTTGTTGCTGGCATGAGAGAAGCTCGGAAATCTGCGGAACATGATAAAGGCAAGCGGGTAGCTGATGGCAGTCCCGAACGAGAGGTACCCCTTGGACACAAGAAAGGCGTGTATGTCCGAATGATCATGGGCGGACCGACTTTAGCGGGCCAATCTAGGAGGGCTATCAAAGGCTATGGTAGATCGTTGTCGATAACCACCAATATGGGCAGAGAAGTCAACCTTAATGAATGGGGTACACCGAAGGTACCCCACCATCCCCCGCCTATCCTTTTTACAGAAAAAGATGCGGAGGGCATCTCGTACCCCCACGATGATGCCTTCGTAATTACGTTGAAGGTTGCCACTGGTAAGGTAGCAAGAACTCTCGTAGATACCGGTAGCTCCGTTGACATCATTTTCAAAAGCGCCTTGGATCAGCTATTGATTGAGTCGCCAAAGATCACCCCATATGCTACGCCTCTTATTGGGTTCGCCGGAGATATGGTTATACCAAAAGGCATCATTACGCTGCCCGTTACACTTGGTAAGGTACCTCACCGTGTTGTTCAtatgattgattttcttattgtaGATCACCCGGGTGCCTACAATATTATATTGGGTAGGCCGTTCTTAGTAGCAACTAAAGCGGTGGTATCCATGCACTATCTCGCCATGAAAGTCCCGGCCGCCCAAGAAGTTATCACCATTAAAGGGGACCAGCAATCGGCTCGTGGATGTTATTCCGTGGCCTCCAAAGTCACTTACCAAATAGCTTCAGATCCGCCAATGAAGGGGTACCCTAGTGGCAGCCAGCCCACACCTTCCCCCTCAAAGCGAGCACTTGCTAGACAGCGGAGAACAGTACTGAAAAAATCTCCTCAAGTAGCCCACCCACGAGAAAAGTTGGAGTTTTCACCAAGGGAGATGGAAGCAGTTACGGGGGATAGCTCGAGGGTACCTCACGGGGACCAGGAGGAGCCCAGATGTGAAGTTGAGGCACCTTTGGATCCCCGAATATTGAAAGATGAAATGCGGGGTACCCCAGTTGAAGATCTTATTTCAGTCTCGATTTGCGCCACCGACCCAACAAAGACAGTGAAAGTAGGCTCCAACCTCTCGAAGGAACAAATGGAGAAACTCATCACCTTCCTATGTGAGCACCTCGATGTATTTGCTTGGTCCCACTCGGATATGCCGGGTATCCCACATTCTCTCTCATGTCACAAACTCAATGTCAGCCCGCATAATAAACCGGTCAAACAGAAGCGTCGCGCCTTCAATCAAGAGAGGTACGATGCAATTGAACAAGAGGTAGACCGCCTATTAGTAGCACGGTTTATTCGGGAAGCAGTGTACCCCGATTGGGTGTCCAACGTTGTTCTTGTCAAGAAATCAAACGGAAAGTGGCGCATGTGCGTGGACTTCACCGACTTGAATAAGTCCTGCCCCAAGGATAGCTTCCCGCTTCCTCGGGTGGACCAGCTGGTTGATGCAACAGCGGGGCATGAAATGCTTAGTTTTATAGACGCCTTCTCCGGGTACAACCAAATCCCGATGTACGAACCCGATCAAGAGAAAACAGCCTTCATCACCAACCGGGGGTTATACTGTTATAAGGTTATGCcgtttggtttgaagaatgCCGGGGCTACCTACCAGCGGCTagtgaacaaaatttttaaagaacaAATCGGGCGCACCATGGAGGTGTACATAGACGACATGATCACCAAATCGGTGCATGCGGGGGAACACCTGGGGCACCTCAGAGATACCTTTACCGTTTTGAGAAAACATCAGATGCGGCTAAACCCTGAAAAATGTGCATTCGGGGTAACCTCGGGAAAGTTTCTCGGTTTCATGGTACAACAACGGGGGATTGAAGCCAACCCCGATAAAATTCGCGCAGTTCTTGACATGAAATCGCCAAGCACCATCAAGGAGGTTCAAAGCTTGGCAGGCCGGGTAGCTGCTCTGAGCCGCTTTATCTCCAAGGCTACCGACCGGTGTAAGCCCTTTTTCAAAGCTTTGAAGACCGGTAAAAAGCTCCAATGGACACCCGATTGCGAAGAGGCTTTCCAAGAACTGAAGGGGTACCTCGTGAATGCTCCACTACTTGCCAAACCTGAGCCGGGAGAGGTGCTGCTGCTATATCTCGCCGTATCCGAGCATGCCACCAGCTCTGTGTTACTCCGAGAGGATGATAATGGGGTACAACGACCTATTTACTACACTAGTAAGGCTATGGTTGATGCCGAAAAAAGGTACCCCACCTCTGAGAAGATCATTTTGGCATTGGTTGTCTCCGCACGGAAGCTCAGACCATATTTTCAGGCTCACACCATTGCAGTCGTCACCAACCTTCCCCTCCGGCAAATCCTTCAGAAGTTAGACATGTCCGGAAGGCTTCTCCGATGGTCCCTCGAATTAAGTGAGTTCGACATCATCTTCAAGCTTCGTTCGGCGATTAAAGCTCAGGCCATTGCTGATTTCATTGCGGAATTCGCCAATGACTCAAGTGGTGAAGGCGATCTGAGATACCTGTTAGATACCCCACCTACCGATGAAGAGGAGCAGGTCTGGGAAATATATGTGGATGGTTCCTCTAACTCACACGGAAGTGGCGCAGGAGTTATTATAATCGACCCGAACAAGGTGAAAATATGCTACGCCCTGCAATTCGGattcaaggcttcaaacaaCGAAGCCGAGTACGAGGCAATCATAGCGGGGTTGAGGATGTCGAAGGCTTTGGGAGCAAAAAGGGTACACGTCAAGAGCGACTCACAGTTGGTGGTAAGCCAGATTACCGCACAGTATCAAGCGAAAGAGGAAAACATGAAGGGGTACCTCGAAAAAACCAGAGAGTTGATGTCCCAATTTTGCGAGGTTAAAGTGGAAAGGGTACCCCGACTGGAGAACAGCGAAGCCGATACCCTAGCAAAAATGGCGTCCCTTGGTGTAGCTCAGTCAGCTGGCCCCATCACAACAGAACACATACCCGCCCCCAGCATTGATCTCCTAGAGCCGTTGGAAGTAGGATCACTGTCCAACGAGGTACTTTGGATGGAGCCTATCATAAGGCACCTCAAGGATGGAGACCTCCCCTCAGATAAAAGTGAAGCGAGAAGACTAAAGTATAAAGCTGCCCGGTATTGCCTGATCCAGGATACCCTATACAGAAGAGGGTTCACTCTTCCTTACCTTAAATGCTTGGGAAGCGACGAGGCCGAGTATGTCATGAGGGAGATACATGAGGGGATTTGTGGCAATCATTATGGAGCACAATCACTGGCGCAAAAAGCTCTCCGTCAGGGGTACTACTGGCCAACCATGCGGGAAGATGCCAAGAATATGGTACGAAACTGTGACAAATGCCAAAGGTTCGCCAGGGTACCCCACCTACCCCCAGAGAAGCTAACAGTTATATCTTCCCCTTGGCCCTTCGCTATGTGGGGAGTGGACCTCATTGGCCCGTTACCTACCGGGAAGGGGCAAGCAAAACATGCAATCGTGGCGGtagattattttacaaaatgggCGGAAGCGGAGCCACTAACAAGCATCACAGAAAGGAAAACCACCGAATTCATTTGGAAGAACCTCATTTGCAGATTTGGAATCCCTTATGCAATTATCAGTGATAACGGCAAGCAATtcgataatgaaaaatttcgaAGCTTTTGTTCGGAGTTGGGGATAGCCAACCGATTTGCTACACCTGCCCACCCCCAATCTAATGGGCAAGTCGAAGCCGTTAACAAGATTATCAAAGGTATCCTGAAGAAGAAGCTAGAGGAAAGAAAGGGAGCATGGGTAGACGAGCTACCTGGCGTACTGTGGGCATACCGGACTACTCAAAACACCTCCACCAGGGAGACCCCGTTTTCCCTCGCATTCGGTGTTGACGCAGTGATTCCTGCAGAAATCGGGGTACCCTCTCACAGGGTTGAATACTTCGATGAGGCCGAGAACACCTCCTTGGTTGCTTCAAACCTTGATTTGGTGGCTGAAAAAAGGGCTAGAGCAGAACTGAGGACAGCCATATATCAGCATCGCATTTCGGGTCTATATGAAAAAAAGGTACGCCCTCGATCCTTCAAGAAAGGAGACTTGGTCTTGAGAAGGGTAACTCAGAACACTAGGGTACCCTACGAAGGTGCTTTCGGGGTAAATTGGGAAGGACCTTACCGCATCGACAAACCCGTTGGGACAGGTGCATACAGGCTACTCCACATGGATGGCACAATTGTGAGGCACCCCTGGAACGCTGCAATGCTACGGAAATATTACTAA
- the LOC112495598 gene encoding mitochondrial import receptor subunit TOM9-2-like has translation MSSGQGKKRLTNNSGEVGFLAKVTRRVSDTPIVAYTKQKASDAAYVSHKLLKSTGKAAWIAGTTFLILVVPLIIEMDREQQFNELEMQQQSLLGAPPLAPAQK, from the coding sequence ATGTCGTCCGGTCAAGGCAAAAAGCGACTTACCAACAACAGCGGCGAGGTTGGCTTCTTGGCTAAGGTGACCCGTCGCGTATCGGATACTCCGATTGTCGCCTACACGAAACAGAAGGCCTCGGACGCGGCGTACGTCTCCCATAAGCTCCTCAAAAGCACGGGAAAAGCGGCGTGGATCGCGGGGACCACTTTCCTCATCCTGGTGGTCCCGCTAATCATCGAGATGGACCGCGAGCAGCAGTTCAACGAGCTCGAAATGCAGCAGCAGAGCCTCCTCGGCGCTCCCCCGCTCGCGCCTGCTCAAAAGTGA